TCTGTCTTTGATGTTATTGGCTTACTTATGGAGTCTAATGTAACTGCAATCCCCCTTAGTTTTTTAATAATCTTGGAGTTTGTCAAATTGCAGATCTTTACCTTCAGTCCTAAAAAGTCCACCAACATCCATCTCATGCTGCGATTTTTTCAAGGAGTTACAGCTTTGGGACTTGTTGCAGCTCTTTGCCTCGTTGTGGCTCTTACTGACCTTTCTGTTCCTGATTTGTTTGCTAGTGTGCTCGCCTTTGTTGCTACTGGTTGGGCCGTCCTTTGTGTAAGTTTGCTAGCTCATGGTTGCTTTTGAATTCTTTGTGCTGTTTGAAAAGCTTTTTGATTTTCTTGCGACTATTTGCACAATTTACTGCGGAGAGGATTCCTTCTTATCTTTATTTGTTTCTGTATGGTGTTAAAAAGTATCTTCTTTAGTTACTATTGGCAGGTCGGAATAGTTTGTGTCAAAATTGTTGTAGCATGCTTGAACTCATATCTGCAGTTGGGAATTCCCACTATCATACTTTTGGAATGTAAAACCATGTCTTTCGTTGCATCTGATGGCCCTTTTTAAGACTTTTCCTAGTGTATATTCGCATATGCATGTCATGGAGGTTGTAATTTCAGTTTTTGGCAGTTGCATCATACGTGAATTCATATTTCAGTCATTGCAATGCCTGGTTCCACCCCCTACCCGCCACTCTCCGTTTTTTTATCTCAAGTGTTGCCATCTTTCTATATGCTAAATTTCTTGTATACTGGCGAGGAAGTAAAACTAAACATATCCTTTGTGATTGTGACTATTTTGTAGGATAATACGCGAGTATGTTTTACATTTACAGATTCTCTTTTTGTTCCTAAAGTTGCAAATTGTAATTTTCCTTGCAGCTGGCAATCACATGGAGGAGGGTAGTGTGGAGTTTGGGTCTGTGGGAATCTGTAAAGGAATTTGCTAGAATGTATGATGCTGGGATGGGCATCATTATCTTTGCTCCAGTGGCAATATTATCGTGGTTCCCATTTGTCTCTACCTTCCAGTCTCGTATTCTCTTCAACCAAGCATTCAGTCGTGGTCTGGAGATCTCTCTCATTCTTGCTGGAAACAAGGCAAATGTTGAGCCCTCGGCGTTCTAGTTCTTATGAGAAGCTCTATAACCATGTAGAATTTGTATAGTTGAGCAGCAAATTTTAGATTGTATCATATGCCTTTTGTCTAATTCTTTCATAGTTAGGGTACTCTAAAATTGTCAGTACATTAACTAGTGTAGATATTACTTTGGCATCTGAAGGTTCCATCTGTAGTTTTGATGTGACATTTTGGCCGTTTAGCCTTGAAAATGTTATACCTGAAGATGGATCGTCATTTCCGCTGGTTTTAGTTGTTGGATTATGGAAGTCGATCTGGTTTTAGTCGTGGACTGGTAACTGAATTTATTTTGCACATGGTGAGGATGATGGCATTTTTGCTCCTTTTTTGGATTCTGACGGGGCATCCAGTAACGCCCTATCCTTCCTAGACTTCACCTGTGGGATTATACCGGGTATGTTGTTTTTAATAGTCAGCAGCTCACATTATTATAGAAAAGCTATACAGAAAGTTACTCAATGCTAATAATGTCCATACGTGTTTACTTAAACATGtcaatttagaaaaataaaagaattgatTCTTTTTTCCAATTTTAGCTTTATTATAATAAGTGTGAAAAGAGATTAATGTAGTGAAAATAAATCGTAATAAATTAAGATCACAGAATAAATAAGTGTAATCTAATCAGATGGTAACATTTGttatttacttgttattttgttgtGGAAAGTAATAAATAATTATCTACGAAATATATAAGTAGTTTGAAATATTCTCTACGCTGGTAAATATTACATGTCCCGTTTACTTTCAAACAATTTGAAATGAGCTTCAATTATATTTTAGCCCAGAATATCCTACTCTCAAAGTTCCTTAAATAttttgaggtaaatgagaaaagAAAGGAAACCTGTGGGCACGTAACTCCCAGGGAAAAGATATCTGAAAAAATCAACACGAAAATCTGCTCTATTCAAAGGGGAAAACATGCTAAATAACCCGATCATCCCCTTTGTTGAAATCGCAAACATCCTAGTAATAGCTATAATAGGCAGGCAGCATCAGTACCCAAATATCTTCATTTAATCTAAAACAAAACGCCCTATAAATAATTTACAGTATCCTATTTTGCTTGCGCTTGAAACATGAGAGATTATCGTGCTGTCCTTTAAGCAGATCAGAGAACTTATACTCATGTTGATGGAGTTTCAAGTCTCAAAAGATCAACCATTGACATATGGTTTGAATTCTAAACTCTAGATGAAACTGGATCCCAAAATTACTTATAAATACTGCTGTATCAGTGATCCACATCCAGTTCCCGTCCTTGCCATCCTAGAGATATCTGTGATTGCTGAGGCTGATCAAAGCCACACTCGGTAGATGAAGCAGATCCAACATAATTTTCTGGATGATCAAACTTACAAGCAGGGCCAAACTTGCATATCCCATAACGGCTGTAGAATGAGCAGACAGTTTGAtcctataatttttttttaaaataaaaaagcatATGAGAAACCAAAGTATAAGCAGCATACAATGAGTAATGCACAATATACAAATAAGAGACAGCATACAGCTCAACTAGGAGGTAATTGAATCACTTATAGAGCAAGTTATTGACCTAAATGTCAAAAGCTAAAAATTCTAAGAAGAAACATTAAATAAGTTTAAGATCCAGACAGAAGAAAAACGTACAGGTCTTAGCGGCAGGCCCTTCTCATTAAGAATACTTGAGTTTGCTTTTGGTACTCGAGACTTTGGATGGTGAAATTTGCAGTTAAATTTGTATTTACAGTCTCCAGTTTTAATGAAGTAACTGCAATCAAGTTGACCGGGACGTTCAGGATATTCTTCAACCAGCAGTGGCTGTAGAGGCCGTGGATAATAATTGGTCTTGGTTGCTGGATTGTTCATAGCAAATGCTGGAGGAGTAGGTAGTCTCTTCTCTGCTGTCGGATAGACCGGGGCCTCAATCAGCAAAAACATAGAAACAAGTAAGTGCAGGCAGTAAAGGTGTCTTGCTACAAAGTCAGCAGTCAAAGCCATAGAGCTTAATAAACAATACGGAAGACCCCAAAAGTTAAGAATGTACTGTATACTTATCtattttatttagcatttatcatACTGCCCAATAACCAGCAACTTCCTATGAGTGCCATGACATATAAACTTAAACAAGTATAGTTCTCACATGATAAGGCTAAAATATACCGGTAAATTTCCATCTCTATCTACATAAGTAGACATTAAAACCATATTATTACTAGCATGGATTGAAGTACCTGCTTCAGATGACTCCAAAAGGAGGTCAAAAGGACTAAGATGCACTAGCGACCTGATAACTCCAATTTTCAGAACACATCATTTTTTGACAAggtaataaaattttattaaaggCCAACAAGCACCCGCATACCAATAGTATACCAAAAAGCAGAAAACCTTACAAAACAGAGCACGCATCATAAATAACATACAACAGATATTAAGCTTCGTTATGGACTACCTGATACCCATTCCATTCGGTATTTGGAGAAGGAATGCCTTGGGTTGGCGGGTACATCATTGGTACGTAAGGAGCTGTGTCATTCAATGCTCTTGGCGAAGACCAAGAAGATGCAGCTGGATGGGAGGAAGCTTGTACGGGAACAGCTCCACCGTTGTTATATCCAGAAGAACGATCAGCTCCAGCCACAGTGGTAGGATCAGGATGATGAAACCTACAGTTGGACCCATACTTGCAAGAGCCAGTACGCATATAGTAAGGGCACTCCTTCTCCCCCTGAAATGTAGATTAGCATATATGATCCCTCAAGAGAAAAATTCTCAGATTCACAAACTTCTAAAACAGTGGAAAGAAGTAATACTGGTCGAATAGGCAGGCCAAGAAAGTTGAACTCCGCAATAGGTGAGATGGAACCCTTTTCCCTACTATGATTGAATTTACAAGCTTTTCCATACTTGCAACCCCCTGATGTCAGGTAATACTGCACAGAACAAAAAATGGAATGCAAGACATAGGTAATTAAAAGATCGAAGTTATTCGGGTATTGTACACAAACATTAATTACTTACTACACAACTAAAAATCGACAAAAAGAAATGAAGACAATTATTTAAAGCAACATTACCAACGCTTAAAAGTCATAACTAAAGCAGTATATCATTCagaaaataacaaagaaaaagaataatTATACCAACAACTTAATACTTTAACAGCCAGTGTTCTCATCATTGTTTCTGATAAAGCTGTTCTCATCATTGTTCTTGATAAAGTTCTTCTCGTTATTGTTAACCAATGAATCATCAATTAAAAGTCAATTTCAATCACATCATGAGGCAAAGGCTTCATATGTAGACACATCTAGATAGTCAAGGTTTTACTGGTAGCTTCTACATGACATATGGTCACATTTCCTTATACAAAAAAAAGATATACAGTCATGTTTCACTCCCATCTCAAGATATAGCCAAGACGAAATTTAAGAACAGTGCATAGAACGAAATATTAAGTTCCTGCACTTAAAAAAATTGCAGCAAAGAGAAGAATTGagcaatattttttgattttacgTGTATCAATTATTGCTCAGCAAAAGTACTACAATCTGAATGTTGGAATTTAAATGTTCCTCATAAAAGAAGCATTCACTCCACCATATAGTACCTTTGATTGGATATTCCTAAATATTACCTACTTAAGCAATCACTACTCTGGCAAACttaaataagaatttttttccCTGTATTGAGCAAAAGCAAAAGAAACTTCATAATCGGCTCACTGCCCTGGCCATATCTACTAGCAGTGAGAAATAGGCGAGGTTAAAAATACAAAGAATATCAACAAATTCCcctaacaaaagaaaagggaataACAAACCTCTCCAACTAAGGACAAAGGCAGGAATCTTCCTCTTAGCGTTCCAACTAAAAGACGCAGTTACAGATGGCAAAAAGTAGAAATCAACATGTTGCTTTTTAAATTTATGCTAAAGTAGATTttgttactagttattgatatcatgtagcctctctacccctccggagtaggggtaaggtttgcgtacactctaccctctccagaccccactagtgggattctactgggttgttattattgttatcaTGTAATCCACTAACTCACTAGCAATTCTGACATCCCACAATTCTCGACGAGTTGTTGGCCAAGAAAATCATTGACCTAACAAAGTCAACGCGACCTAATgaagccaacaacaacaacaacaaaaaatcaagTAATTTCCCACAactggggtctggggaaggtaagatgtacgcagccttaccccttcCGGCAGAGaggtttctgatagaccctcggttggagaacgaatgaaaaaagtaatgataacaagcaggaataacaagataaaaataagatCGAAGCCAAGAAAGGAGTTAAACTCTAGATAGTAATAGCAATCTATAAAAAgatatcatactaacactaatgcAAGCGAACTGAGTAAGACAGAGAAACGTTCTCGACCACCTACTAGTCTTCTACCCTAATTTTCGGCCTTCACACCCTCCtatctagggtcatgtcctcagtcagCTCCATCCACTCCATATCCCGCCTAATCACCTCTGCCAAGACTTCTTAGGCCTGCCTCTATGCCTCCTGATACCCGCTTAGGCTAACCTCTCGCACCTTCTAACTGGGGCTTCTGTGCTTCTCCtctaacatgcccgaaccatctcaacctcgcctcccgcatcttatcctccacaAGGCCACTCCCATCTTATCCCGAATagctttattcctaatcttatctaaccTGGTATGCTCACACATCCACCTTAACATCCTCATCTCAGCTATTTTTATCTTCTGGACATGAAAGTTCTTGACGGGCCAACACTCTGCTTCATACATCATAGTCCGTCTAACTACTACCTTGTAGAACTAACCTTTAAGTCTcagcggcacattcttatcacacaaggcACCGaaagcgagcctccacttcatccatcctactccgatacggtgcgtgacatcctcatcaatctcccGGTTAACTTGTATTACATATCCAAGGCACTTAAAACTTTTTCTCCTTGGGATGACCTGTGTATCAAGCCTTACACCCATGTCCGCTTCCTGggtaacttcactaacttgcactccaagtactccgtcttggtcctgctcagcttgaaacctttagactcaagagtctgtctccaaacctccggTCTGTCGTCAACACCGCCTCGAGTCTCGTCAATTATAACTATATCATccgcaaataacatacaccacaaCACCTCCCCTTGAAGCCAACAAAGTCAATTATCCCAAGTGCTAATAATCACATCGTCAGTCACCCTATAGCATGACACTAAGTAGAAGATCATGACATTACTAAGTTATGAAAAGATCATGTTGATGCTAATGACACAACGGAAGCGGGAAGTGAACCACACTAGTACTAAAATCAATCACAAGGGAAAGGCATTTTCAGATGAGATATCTTGGCCTCTAGTACTTCCTCAAGTTTAAAGGAAGTGCCTTCTTTGAAAAAGCTTATAGTCTTCCATTGGACTTTCTTTCTGGATATTTACCAGAATAGAGGACTACACACATTTAATAGTCTTCCATCGGACTCATAGGTCTAGAACCCTTGACAATCGGTCTTCTTCAATTGATCACGATAATGGACTCATTGAGACTCCTCTCGAGTTTGTAGATAGGATATAATTTAGTTTAGCTCATTGACAATGTTCCCATTCATTCTGTtataaaatacataaaagaatGTTGTTGTGAAGCCATCCCCACATGAGGCTTTGTCTCCCACACAACTTATGACTGCCTGACAGTCTCCCATAATCTTCGACCAAAACTTCGTCCCCAACCACATCTCTTCCTACGTCACTAAAATCAATCCCATGTAATCTTTCCCTCCAAACCACATCATCCTTCCCTTAATAGCCCCTCCTACCTCCCCT
This DNA window, taken from Nicotiana tabacum cultivar K326 chromosome 4, ASM71507v2, whole genome shotgun sequence, encodes the following:
- the LOC107826232 gene encoding zinc finger CCCH domain-containing protein 67-like isoform X3; translated protein: MEEAIEQQQFQNQNQSPKHTQEELGFESQTPQTSLLPSDLNIENPNENQPNENDDEDEMAMQIICEELRDLVLNQALDKEREKEDLHHLDPEENGKINENEVENVEGNDEGWGDVGEYGDYHYDDENRSGSVNGNDNENDGEKENGYEGDSKEGGGFNANNRIKRKCSYPLRPDAQVCPYFMKTGVCKFGSNCKFNHPSRRKYQGTKEKGKQREESQERPGQIECKYYLTSGGCKYGKACKFNHSREKGSISPIAEFNFLGLPIRPGEKECPYYMRTGSCKYGSNCRFHHPDPTTVAGADRSSGYNNGGAVPVQASSHPAASSWSSPRALNDTAPYVPMMYPPTQGIPSPNTEWNGYQAPVYPTAEKRLPTPPAFAMNNPATKTNYYPRPLQPLLVEEYPERPGQLDCSYFIKTGDCKYKFNCKFHHPKSRVPKANSSILNEKGLPLRPDQTVCSFYSRYGICKFGPACKFDHPENYVGSASSTECGFDQPQQSQISLGWQGRELDVDH
- the LOC107826232 gene encoding zinc finger CCCH domain-containing protein 67-like isoform X1; its protein translation is MEEAIEQQQFQNQNQSPKHTQEELGFESQTPQTSLLPSDLNIENPNENQPNENDDEDEMAMQIICEELRDLVLNQALDKEREKEDLHHLDPEENGKINENEVENVEGNDEGWGDVGEYGDYHYDDENRSGSVNGNDNENDGEKENGYEGDSKEGGGFNANNRIKRKCSYPLRPDAQVCPYFMKTGVCKFGSNCKFNHPSRRKYQPLLSILQQGTKEKGKQREESQERPGQIECKYYLTSGGCKYGKACKFNHSREKGSISPIAEFNFLGLPIRPGEKECPYYMRTGSCKYGSNCRFHHPDPTTVAGADRSSGYNNGGAVPVQASSHPAASSWSSPRALNDTAPYVPMMYPPTQGIPSPNTEWNGYQAPVYPTAEKRLPTPPAFAMNNPATKTNYYPRPLQPLLVEEYPERPGQLDCSYFIKTGDCKYKFNCKFHHPKSRVPKANSSILNEKGLPLRPDQTVCSFYSRYGICKFGPACKFDHPENYVGSASSTECGFDQPQQSQISLGWQGRELDVDH
- the LOC107826232 gene encoding zinc finger CCCH domain-containing protein 67-like isoform X2 — protein: MEEAIEQQQFQNQNQSPKHTQEELGFESQTPQTSLLPSDLNIENPNENQPNENDDEDEMAMQIICEELRDLVLNQALDKEREKEDLHHLDPEENGKINENEVENVEGNDEGWGDVGEYGDYHYDDENRSGSVNGNDNENDGEKENGYEGDSKEGGGFNANNRIKRKCSYPLRPDAQVCPYFMKTGVCKFGSNCKFNHPSRRKYQQGTKEKGKQREESQERPGQIECKYYLTSGGCKYGKACKFNHSREKGSISPIAEFNFLGLPIRPGEKECPYYMRTGSCKYGSNCRFHHPDPTTVAGADRSSGYNNGGAVPVQASSHPAASSWSSPRALNDTAPYVPMMYPPTQGIPSPNTEWNGYQAPVYPTAEKRLPTPPAFAMNNPATKTNYYPRPLQPLLVEEYPERPGQLDCSYFIKTGDCKYKFNCKFHHPKSRVPKANSSILNEKGLPLRPDQTVCSFYSRYGICKFGPACKFDHPENYVGSASSTECGFDQPQQSQISLGWQGRELDVDH